In Deltaproteobacteria bacterium, the following proteins share a genomic window:
- a CDS encoding FliA/WhiG family RNA polymerase sigma factor (involved in the initiation of sporulation and glycogen biosynthesis), giving the protein MSRAAGRLRMWNLSSLAGQMLAGMTDKKKRDEVIIKYAPLVKNIVERIALKLPSYVNKDDLINAGIIGLISALKKFDETRNVLFETYARFRIRGAVLDELRSRDGVSRSAKNKAAKIEEAFTALQGELRRHPTDEEVSDFLGVSVDEYYKLLNEARGVCILSTDNLCANYCEKYGTYDVLEKIDQNNPFFLLADKELKETLRDAIDLLSKKEKLVLQLYYYEELTLKEIGMVMSLSESRICQLHSQIILKLKSILKKYRHDEFI; this is encoded by the coding sequence ATGTCAAGAGCGGCCGGAAGATTACGGATGTGGAATCTGAGTTCTTTGGCGGGACAAATGTTAGCAGGGATGACCGACAAAAAAAAGCGCGACGAGGTTATAATTAAATATGCACCTCTTGTTAAGAATATTGTTGAGAGAATTGCTTTGAAATTACCGAGTTATGTGAATAAAGATGATTTAATCAATGCCGGCATAATAGGATTGATATCTGCTTTAAAGAAATTTGATGAAACGAGGAATGTACTATTTGAGACATATGCCAGATTTAGGATTCGTGGAGCTGTTTTAGATGAATTGAGGTCAAGAGATGGTGTATCCAGATCAGCCAAAAACAAAGCTGCAAAGATCGAGGAGGCATTTACAGCATTGCAAGGGGAGCTCAGACGGCATCCAACAGATGAAGAGGTGTCAGATTTTCTTGGCGTATCAGTTGATGAGTATTATAAGCTTCTTAATGAAGCAAGGGGAGTTTGCATCTTGAGCACTGATAATTTATGCGCCAATTATTGTGAAAAGTATGGTACCTATGATGTCCTGGAAAAAATTGATCAAAATAATCCTTTTTTTCTTCTAGCAGATAAAGAATTGAAAGAGACATTAAGAGATGCAATAGATTTACTATCTAAAAAAGAGAAATTAGTTTTACAACTATATTATTATGAGGAATTGACATTAAAGGAAATAGGAATGGTAATGTCATTAAGTGAATCAAGGATATGTCAACTTCATTCTCAGATAATATTAAAATTAAAGAGTATTTTGAAGAAATATAGACACGACGAATTTATTTAA
- a CDS encoding flagellar biosynthesis protein FlhB: MDWHKKKNVIAAAIEYDNKKDAAPKVTAKGRGSIAEKIIKLAMEHNIPIKEDPALVQILSRLDIDEQIPVEIYKAIAEILAFVYSINEQYRERQTK, translated from the coding sequence ATGGACTGGCATAAGAAAAAAAACGTTATAGCGGCTGCTATAGAATATGATAACAAAAAGGATGCAGCTCCAAAGGTAACTGCTAAAGGAAGGGGTTCAATAGCTGAAAAAATTATAAAACTGGCCATGGAGCATAATATACCTATTAAGGAAGATCCCGCCCTGGTACAGATCTTAAGCCGACTTGATATCGATGAGCAGATTCCTGTTGAGATTTATAAGGCTATTGCTGAAATATTGGCTTTTGTTTACTCAATTAATGAGCAATATAGAGAGAGGCAGACAAAGTAA
- the cas4 gene encoding CRISPR-associated protein Cas4: MITPSDVMEYCFCPRFVYFMHCLKIPQHEERRYKVMAGREMHQRRLVRNREYLRKKIGCIAKEEDVYLASARLKVRGRIDEILTLSDGSMAPLDYKFAEYKDNIFKTLRIQTMLYAGLIKERYNREVKRGFICFLRSANKLVEVPVNTDELKKKKAWKIVEGVFSIIYRDYYPNRSNSRRKCLDCTYKNICV, encoded by the coding sequence ATGATCACTCCCAGCGATGTCATGGAATACTGTTTTTGTCCCCGCTTTGTCTACTTCATGCATTGCCTCAAGATTCCCCAGCATGAGGAACGGCGCTACAAGGTTATGGCCGGCCGCGAAATGCACCAGCGCCGCCTGGTTCGCAATCGTGAGTACCTGCGAAAAAAGATAGGATGTATCGCCAAAGAGGAGGATGTTTACCTGGCATCAGCCAGGTTAAAAGTTCGGGGCAGGATTGACGAAATACTCACCCTGAGCGACGGCTCCATGGCGCCGCTGGATTACAAATTTGCCGAATATAAAGACAATATCTTCAAGACGTTGCGGATTCAGACCATGCTATATGCCGGTCTTATCAAGGAACGATACAACCGGGAGGTAAAACGTGGGTTTATCTGTTTTCTGCGAAGCGCCAACAAGCTGGTTGAAGTCCCGGTCAATACTGATGAACTGAAAAAGAAAAAGGCTTGGAAAATAGTGGAAGGTGTGTTTTCAATAATCTATCGTGATTATTATCCCAACAGATCAAACTCACGGCGAAAATGTCTGGACTGCACGTACAAAAATATTTGCGTTTAG
- the cas2 gene encoding CRISPR-associated endonuclease Cas2, with amino-acid sequence MKADETLVWIIYDISDDRARTKIAKACKQKGLYRVQYSAFVGSINHNSLDELTLQMEDLMDDDGDKVYIFPMCEDDFRKCRLLGEAFDQKLVKGDLLELIF; translated from the coding sequence TTGAAGGCGGATGAAACGCTAGTCTGGATAATCTACGACATTTCCGACGACCGGGCCAGGACCAAGATCGCCAAGGCCTGCAAGCAAAAGGGGCTTTACCGGGTGCAGTACTCGGCGTTCGTGGGCAGTATCAACCACAACAGTCTGGATGAGCTGACCCTTCAGATGGAGGATCTTATGGATGACGATGGTGATAAGGTATATATTTTCCCTATGTGCGAGGATGATTTCAGAAAATGCCGCCTGCTCGGTGAGGCCTTTGACCAAAAACTGGTAAAAGGGGATCTGCTTGAACTTATCTTTTGA
- the cas1 gene encoding CRISPR-associated endonuclease Cas1 — protein MQLVLNTYGSYLRVKDGNFLVKAKERKMELSPRKVSSILVTTGVSLTSDVIKLAMTWNIDLVFLDEFGTPYGRVWHCRLGSTTRIRRRQLEVAETMEGVHLVLEWVKRKFENQIEHLAELRKRRTRKSRELTGGINQLTSLQGSLAEIKGGNLEAVRSRVLGVEGNGSRVYFSTLSEALPERYQFNGRSRNPAKDFFNCLLNYGYGVLYSLVEHGCILAGLDPYTGLLHTDNYNKKSMVFDMIEPYRVWADRVVMVLLAGRKVKEAHFDEIKGGYTLNKEGKALLLTRFNEYLDEAIRYRGRNIKRRHIIQFDCHRLANILIKKGSIDKVPELVEL, from the coding sequence ATGCAACTTGTTCTTAACACTTACGGGTCATACCTCCGGGTAAAGGACGGTAATTTCCTGGTCAAGGCCAAAGAGCGCAAGATGGAGCTTTCGCCCCGCAAGGTAAGTTCTATCCTGGTGACCACCGGCGTGAGCCTGACCTCGGACGTGATCAAGCTGGCCATGACCTGGAATATCGACCTGGTCTTCCTGGATGAGTTCGGCACGCCGTACGGCCGGGTCTGGCACTGCCGGCTGGGAAGTACCACCCGGATCAGGCGGCGGCAGTTGGAGGTGGCTGAAACCATGGAAGGCGTCCACCTTGTACTGGAATGGGTGAAACGAAAGTTTGAAAACCAGATCGAACACCTTGCGGAATTGCGCAAACGGCGGACCCGGAAGAGCCGGGAGCTGACCGGCGGAATCAACCAGCTTACGTCCCTGCAAGGATCCCTGGCGGAGATCAAGGGCGGAAACCTTGAGGCTGTGCGCAGCCGGGTCCTGGGCGTCGAAGGCAACGGCAGCCGGGTATATTTCTCCACCTTGTCGGAAGCGTTACCGGAACGGTATCAGTTCAACGGCCGCAGCCGTAATCCGGCCAAAGACTTCTTCAACTGTCTGCTCAACTATGGCTACGGAGTCCTCTATTCCCTGGTGGAGCATGGATGCATCCTGGCCGGGCTTGATCCCTATACCGGCCTTTTGCACACGGATAATTACAACAAGAAGTCCATGGTGTTCGATATGATCGAACCTTACCGGGTATGGGCCGACCGGGTGGTCATGGTGCTGTTGGCCGGCCGTAAGGTAAAGGAAGCCCATTTTGATGAGATAAAGGGCGGCTATACCCTGAACAAGGAGGGCAAGGCCCTCCTGCTGACAAGGTTCAATGAATATCTGGACGAGGCGATACGCTACCGGGGCCGCAACATCAAGCGCCGCCATATTATCCAGTTTGACTGCCACCGGCTGGCCAATATTCTCATAAAAAAAGGCAGTATCGACAAGGTGCCGGAACTTGTCGAGCTGTAG
- a CDS encoding VapC toxin family PIN domain ribonuclease translates to MGFIIDTCIWIDVEQGALAPADVALLTGDAPVFLSPVTLAELKFGAEIAGNPSTRQKRLAALRRLQRKPLLTINGDTADIFGGLAAYIKASGRGHRYRVQDLWLASQAIQYGFSLLTRNKKDFEDIPGLDLIIC, encoded by the coding sequence ATGGGATTCATAATCGATACCTGCATCTGGATCGATGTCGAGCAGGGGGCCTTGGCACCCGCGGATGTAGCGTTGTTGACCGGCGATGCGCCGGTTTTTCTCTCTCCGGTTACCCTTGCTGAACTCAAGTTCGGGGCTGAAATTGCCGGAAATCCAAGCACACGGCAGAAACGGCTGGCAGCCCTCCGCCGGTTGCAACGTAAGCCGCTTCTGACCATCAATGGTGATACCGCCGACATCTTTGGCGGCCTTGCAGCATACATAAAAGCCTCTGGACGCGGTCATCGTTATCGGGTTCAGGATTTGTGGCTCGCCAGCCAGGCAATCCAATACGGGTTTAGCCTGCTTACACGAAATAAAAAAGATTTTGAAGATATTCCCGGACTCGATCTTATTATTTGTTAG
- a CDS encoding type II toxin-antitoxin system Phd/YefM family antitoxin → MKTITATELARNLRKVLDCMVHDGEEIAIERNHQQIARLVPGPRLQTALEAMADLYRTLPPEAAGGWIKDSREYPGGGWIDEGVHDPWDS, encoded by the coding sequence ATGAAAACGATTACCGCAACGGAACTGGCTCGTAATTTGCGCAAGGTGCTGGACTGCATGGTACATGACGGCGAGGAAATCGCAATTGAGCGTAATCATCAGCAGATCGCGCGTCTGGTGCCTGGGCCTCGGCTTCAGACGGCACTTGAGGCCATGGCCGACCTGTACCGGACATTGCCTCCCGAGGCCGCCGGTGGTTGGATCAAGGACAGTCGAGAGTATCCGGGCGGGGGCTGGATTGATGAAGGAGTGCATGATCCATGGGATTCATAA
- the cas1 gene encoding CRISPR-associated endonuclease Cas1 has product MAEIRGGNLEAVRSRVLGVEGNGGRIYFSTLPEALPERYQFNGRSRNPAKDFFNCLLNYGYGVLYSLVEHGCILAGLDLYRPFAHGQIRRNICSASWASLTWRRFARTKGRSLP; this is encoded by the coding sequence CTGGCAGAGATCAGGGGCGGAAACCTTGAGGCTGTGCGCAGCCGGGTCCTGGGCGTCGAAGGCAACGGCGGCCGGATATATTTCTCCACCTTGCCGGAGGCGTTGCCGGAACGGTATCAGTTCAACGGCCGCAGCCGTAATCCGGCCAAAGACTTCTTCAACTGCCTGCTCAACTATGGCTACGGTGTCCTCTATTCCCTGGTGGAGCATGGATGCATCCTGGCCGGGCTTGATCTATACCGGCCTTTTGCACACGGACAGATCAGGCGGAATATCTGCTCGGCCAGTTGGGCAAGCTTAACCTGGAGACGGTTTGCGAGGACAAAGGGGAGAAGTTTACCTTGA
- a CDS encoding PIN domain nuclease has translation MIIMVDTTVWIDFFGSLEFPHVATLESLVRNKDDLCICGVILTEVLQGIRKEKEYKDTRERFDSLIFLPMTHATFIKAADIYRALRRKGITIRKPIDCMIASVAIENDIPLLHNDRDFDQIEQHCDLKTIKTGK, from the coding sequence ATGATTATTATGGTCGATACGACTGTATGGATTGATTTTTTCGGTAGTCTGGAATTCCCTCATGTTGCAACCCTGGAATCTTTGGTGCGTAACAAGGATGATCTCTGCATCTGCGGCGTCATTCTGACGGAAGTCCTCCAGGGCATCCGCAAGGAAAAGGAGTACAAAGATACCAGAGAGAGATTCGACAGCTTAATATTTCTCCCGATGACCCATGCAACTTTTATCAAGGCAGCGGATATTTACCGTGCCCTCCGGCGCAAAGGGATTACGATCCGCAAGCCGATAGATTGCATGATTGCTTCCGTGGCAATCGAGAACGATATTCCACTGCTTCACAACGACAGAGACTTTGACCAGATTGAGCAGCACTGTGATCTCAAGACCATAAAAACAGGGAAATAA
- a CDS encoding DUF2191 domain-containing protein, which produces MGRTNVVLDDELVDKCQKATGIKTRRALIDYALRELLRRESQLKILELKGKVHWDGDLDASRRGRTP; this is translated from the coding sequence ATGGGACGCACAAATGTTGTTCTTGATGACGAACTGGTGGATAAATGCCAGAAAGCTACCGGAATAAAGACACGCAGAGCGCTTATAGATTATGCCCTGCGTGAACTTCTCAGGCGTGAATCCCAACTCAAGATTCTTGAATTAAAAGGGAAGGTTCATTGGGATGGTGATTTGGACGCCTCCCGCCGGGGCCGCACTCCATGA
- the cas5b gene encoding type I-B CRISPR-associated protein Cas5 — protein MKAYRIHLTSWTASFRYPNLISGYQPSLVVPPLATIYGLISAAAGDYISAKEVSVGYVYSFGCQTVELETIYQFSSKSSRLITKPNVMRRQILFDNSLWLYLSNSRVADFFYKPYFQLLLGRSNDLASVQSIEQIDIQPLAELTKLRGTSVPVGNIPLAAPIQALPVSFTNEIPRRSMGTRPFFLLEYDYVQPEALPGKGFLDPQLDHEIYWHDYTE, from the coding sequence ATGAAAGCCTACAGAATCCATCTGACCAGTTGGACCGCAAGTTTTCGTTATCCAAATCTTATCAGCGGTTATCAACCTTCTTTGGTAGTGCCGCCTCTTGCCACGATCTACGGTCTGATTTCCGCTGCGGCAGGTGACTATATTTCCGCCAAGGAGGTGTCTGTCGGTTATGTGTATAGTTTTGGATGCCAAACGGTTGAGCTTGAAACTATTTACCAATTCAGCAGCAAATCTTCCCGACTTATCACTAAACCCAATGTTATGCGAAGGCAGATTCTTTTTGACAACTCGTTGTGGCTTTATTTAAGCAACTCAAGAGTAGCGGATTTCTTTTACAAACCTTATTTTCAGCTCCTTTTAGGTCGCTCCAATGATCTTGCATCAGTGCAATCTATTGAACAAATTGACATTCAGCCCCTGGCCGAACTTACAAAATTGAGAGGCACTTCGGTTCCAGTTGGCAATATACCCCTTGCCGCTCCTATTCAGGCATTACCTGTCAGCTTTACAAATGAAATACCACGAAGAAGCATGGGGACGCGTCCGTTTTTTCTCTTGGAATATGATTATGTGCAGCCGGAAGCCCTGCCGGGAAAAGGCTTCCTCGATCCGCAACTCGACCACGAGATATACTGGCACGATTACACGGAGTAG
- the cas7i gene encoding type I-B CRISPR-associated protein Cas7/Cst2/DevR: MLYTVQGFLLIDVDVVALNNAGKDTTTALENAVATKKIYKNGKSYAYVSGQAWRYWWRETLKKEFAWKMSPVIREKKIAFTEANPIIYADDDMFGYMRAAKEETIDDKGKTKSKNVTLTRVSPLKNSALLSVSPTNIVQNWSSMSRQEGDAVPYGKDEYCATMKGMFSVALEQVGTFSSEERTGFKNLNGNLKQIAIDNKATEIDDPFAKDKTGNPLKLYRLPKETRVKRVEDTIRALEVLNGGAMQTTNMGDVTPKIIVLTTLGSGNHLFSHLAKDDLGKPVFSLDALKQVVTDYSDRIVGKVYIGRRTGFMDELEEGFRKFKEENNRIYYGSVNEAIRAYTEEVKTQIP; this comes from the coding sequence ATGTTATATACAGTTCAGGGGTTTCTTTTAATAGATGTGGATGTGGTTGCTTTAAACAATGCCGGCAAAGATACAACCACTGCTTTGGAAAACGCTGTGGCCACCAAAAAGATTTACAAGAACGGGAAAAGCTATGCTTATGTCTCCGGCCAGGCATGGCGGTATTGGTGGCGGGAAACACTCAAAAAAGAGTTCGCCTGGAAGATGTCCCCGGTCATAAGAGAAAAGAAAATTGCTTTCACTGAAGCCAACCCCATTATATATGCTGATGATGACATGTTTGGCTACATGAGGGCGGCAAAAGAGGAAACAATCGACGACAAAGGGAAGACGAAGAGCAAGAATGTTACCTTGACACGTGTTTCACCGCTTAAAAACTCCGCGTTGCTCAGCGTATCGCCAACCAATATCGTGCAGAATTGGTCTTCAATGTCCCGCCAAGAAGGTGATGCCGTTCCTTATGGCAAGGACGAGTATTGCGCCACAATGAAAGGGATGTTTTCCGTCGCGCTTGAACAAGTGGGGACCTTTTCCAGTGAAGAACGGACCGGCTTTAAGAACCTCAATGGAAATCTTAAACAAATCGCCATCGATAATAAAGCGACAGAGATTGACGACCCCTTTGCCAAAGACAAAACAGGCAATCCGTTGAAATTATATCGGCTGCCGAAGGAAACACGAGTCAAAAGGGTTGAAGATACCATCCGCGCCCTTGAAGTTCTCAACGGCGGGGCAATGCAAACCACCAACATGGGAGATGTAACTCCGAAAATTATCGTATTGACCACCCTGGGTAGCGGTAATCATCTCTTTTCCCATCTTGCAAAAGACGATCTCGGAAAACCTGTTTTTTCTCTGGATGCGCTCAAACAGGTTGTAACGGATTATTCGGACCGAATCGTCGGAAAAGTCTATATTGGAAGGCGGACGGGTTTTATGGACGAGTTGGAAGAGGGATTTCGTAAGTTCAAAGAAGAAAATAACAGAATTTATTATGGATCAGTGAATGAAGCAATAAGGGCCTATACGGAAGAAGTAAAAACACAAATTCCATAA
- the cas8a1 gene encoding type I-B CRISPR-associated protein Cas8b1/Cst1, whose amino-acid sequence MEQMTQTLTGDPFVDMGGVVMNSLTQQTVEGKIRFITDVYVDHWKGKINSVFLHSKITTIHATGKPKRQRDDSLKYYLEFLQGKGNVIDGYCRICSSKGPLFEGGRDNFPLVGSGEFTNFYHSQEPGLLICKDCLIKLYFLPLGLLQSGGNLMFLQIQNEYTERLWREDIILKNLDKIHRGSSEGILKSIYGRSFANPRNALFFFSSKLIERFQLYDHPSQQLRLFYFTNFGSKPDAEIYDLPSPVFAFLKRVLKPDLRADWHYFVKKHYCFRKSVHFDAEAGEWVEVKKKIATKLEINDYEGTNSNTIYDRLLAGKSILWHLREVYKSRRFPIYLAIAYLKEVKKMKQEQIDLIRKISDKIIALCRKERDYKKFITPLEGARYGYQLRSAITRMVKVHYKDGEPEPFIRFNDYVEYLFPDGQNWYEVRDFLLICLYEKLHDLRIAPDEIPDEPISEIEEIERQSIEAFNQ is encoded by the coding sequence ATGGAACAAATGACACAGACACTCACTGGCGATCCATTTGTGGATATGGGCGGAGTGGTCATGAATAGCCTCACCCAACAAACTGTTGAGGGAAAAATTCGCTTTATCACCGACGTTTATGTGGATCACTGGAAGGGAAAGATTAACTCTGTATTCTTGCACTCAAAAATAACCACTATTCATGCTACGGGAAAACCTAAGCGCCAACGCGATGATTCCTTAAAATACTATCTTGAATTCCTGCAAGGCAAAGGAAATGTCATAGATGGATATTGCAGGATATGCTCCAGCAAAGGGCCGTTGTTTGAGGGGGGCAGGGATAATTTTCCACTGGTAGGCTCGGGAGAATTTACCAACTTTTATCACTCTCAGGAGCCTGGCTTGCTCATCTGCAAAGACTGTCTTATCAAACTTTACTTCCTTCCATTGGGGCTGTTACAGAGTGGAGGGAATCTCATGTTTCTTCAAATTCAAAATGAATATACGGAAAGGCTGTGGCGCGAGGATATCATCCTGAAGAATCTGGATAAAATACATAGGGGTTCTTCCGAGGGCATTTTGAAATCAATCTATGGAAGATCCTTTGCAAATCCCCGAAATGCGCTTTTTTTCTTCTCATCCAAGTTGATTGAACGATTTCAACTGTATGATCACCCTTCCCAACAGTTAAGGTTATTTTACTTTACAAACTTCGGGAGCAAACCTGATGCCGAAATTTACGACCTTCCCAGCCCGGTTTTCGCTTTTCTAAAAAGAGTTTTGAAACCCGATTTGAGAGCGGATTGGCACTATTTTGTAAAAAAGCATTACTGTTTCCGCAAATCGGTTCACTTTGACGCAGAGGCAGGAGAGTGGGTTGAGGTCAAAAAAAAGATAGCCACCAAGTTGGAAATCAACGATTACGAAGGGACCAACAGTAATACCATTTATGACCGTTTACTTGCCGGAAAGTCTATATTGTGGCATTTACGTGAAGTGTATAAGTCTAGGAGGTTCCCGATTTATTTAGCCATAGCGTATCTGAAGGAGGTGAAAAAGATGAAGCAGGAACAGATCGATCTAATCCGGAAAATTTCGGATAAAATTATCGCATTGTGCCGGAAAGAAAGGGATTACAAAAAGTTTATTACTCCGTTAGAAGGGGCCAGATATGGTTACCAACTCCGCAGTGCAATCACCCGCATGGTTAAAGTCCATTATAAGGACGGCGAACCCGAACCATTTATTCGCTTTAATGATTACGTCGAATACCTTTTCCCTGATGGGCAGAACTGGTATGAAGTCAGGGACTTCTTGTTAATATGTTTGTATGAAAAACTTCACGATTTGCGTATAGCACCGGATGAGATTCCCGATGAACCAATATCCGAAATAGAAGAAATAGAAAGACAATCAATTGAAGCGTTTAATCAATAA